One window of the Branchiostoma lanceolatum isolate klBraLanc5 chromosome 3, klBraLanc5.hap2, whole genome shotgun sequence genome contains the following:
- the LOC136431402 gene encoding cytochrome P450 26A1-like yields the protein MVGDFPKSRPSVKTAITHIKAGFLAGERGRRERDRAQCTSPYIPTQTFTSDSSCCGHTMLVELLVNAAVPLVLVLVLWRLWRHYSVQGDPACDLPLPKGSMGLPFIGETLAFATQGADFSRSRHELYGDVYKTHILGRPTVRVRGADNVRKILHGENTLVTTVWPHSIRQVLGTQNLAMSFGEEHRFRKRIVLKAFNHDAMESYLGSLQAVVRDTVARWCGPQQPVLVYPATREMSFQSAAASLLGIHSGGEDAQRVTILFQNMVDNLFSLPIKIPFGGLSKALQYRRSIDQWLEGHIKRKQRDIESGDVGTDALSRLVLAARDVGHDLSSQELQDTAVELLFAGHETTSSAATSLIMHLALQPQVVQKVHEDLEKHGLLQPDQPLSLEQVGRLTYVGQVVKEVLRISPPIGGGFRTAQKTFELDGFQVPEGWTVTYSIRDTHESAENESSPEKFDPDRWAALSDGSRRRRHHYIPFGGGPRACAGKEFAKLQLKLLCVELVRTCRWELADGKVPAMTTIPVPRPVNGLPVRFTPCELQTNNTLSEATTQSSASVAAGQSSEVPAASHTPPKQEDFKAPCQIVMARKSEACGA from the exons ACTCGTCTTGTTGCGGCCACACGATGCTGGTTGAGTTGCTGGTGAACGCGGCTGTCCCCCTGGTGCTGGTACTGGTGCTGTGGAGGCTGTGGCGGCACTACTCTGTCCAGGGAGACCCTGCCTGCGACCTGCCCCTGCCCAAGGGAAGCATGGGGCTGCCGTTCATAGGGGAAACCCTCGCCTTCGCCACACAG GGGGCCGACTTTAGCCGCAGCCGCCATGAGCTGTACGGGGACGTGTACAAGACCCACATCCTGGGCCGCCCGACCGTCCGCGTCAGAGGTGCCGACAACGTGCGCAAGATTCTCCACGGCGAGAACACCCTCGTCACGACGGTCTGGCCGCACAGCATCCGCCAGGTCCTCGGCACACAGAACCTCGCCATGAGCTTTGGTGAGGAGCATCGCTTCCGGAAAAGGATCGTCCTGAAAGCCTTCAACCATGACGCTATGGAGAGCTACTTGGGGTCGCTTCAGGCCGTCGTCCGAGACACGGTAGCGCGGTGGTGCGGCCCGCAGCAGCCAGTTCTCGTGTACCCGGCAACAAGAGAGATGTCGTTTCAGAGCGCAGCAGCCAGCCTGCTCGGCATCCACAGTGGCGGGGAGGACGCCCAGAGGGTCACCATACTCTTCCAAAATATGGTGGACAATCTCTTCTCGCTCCCAATAAAGATCCCATTCGGAGGACTTTCGAAG GCCCTACAGTATCGTCGAAGTATCGACCAATGGTTGGAAGGCCACATCAAAAGAAAGCAGCGAGACATCGAAAGCGGCGACGTCGGCACTGACGCCCTCTCCCGCCTGGTGTTAGCGGCGCGTGATGTCGGCCACGACCTCAGCAGCCAGGAGCTCCAGGACACCGCTGTGGAGCTGCTGTTCGCCGGGCACGAGACCACGTCCAGCGCCGCCACCTCCCTCATCATGCACCTGGCGCTGCAGCCGCAGGTGGTTCAGAAGGTGCATGAGGACCTGGAGAAGCACGGGCTGCTGCAGCCGGACCAGCCGCTGAGTCTGGAGCAGGTCGGCAGGCTGACGTACGTGGGGCAGGTCGTCAAGGAGGTGCTCAGGATAAGTCCACCAATTGGAGGAGGCTTCCGGACTGCACAGAAGACATTTGAACTAGAT GGCTTCCAAGTTCCTGAAGGTTGGACCGTCACATACAGTATCCGGGATACGCATGAGTCGGCCGAGAACGAGTCCAGCCCGGAGAAGTTCGACCCGGATCGGTGGGCTGCCCTCAGCGACGGAAGCAGAAGGAGGCGCCACCACTACATCCCCTTCGGCGGCGGGCCCCGCGCATGCGCCGGGAAGGAGTTCGCCAAGCTCCAGCTGAAGCTGCTGTGCGTGGAGCTGGTGAGAACGTGCCGCTGGGAGCTCGCAGACGGCAAGGTGCCCGCCATGACGACTATACCTGTTCCACGGCCGGTCAATGGACTCCCTGTCCGATTCACTCCATGCGAactgcaaacaaacaacactCTGTCAGAGGCAACAACACAGAGTTCGGCTTCAGTGGCAGCTGGTCAAAGCAGTGAAGTACCTGCTGCCAGCCACACGCCCCCAAAACAAGAGGACTTTAAAGCTCCTTGTCAAATTGTGATGGCAAGAAAGTCAGAAGCATGCGGGGCATAG